In Calditrichota bacterium, one genomic interval encodes:
- the cobA gene encoding uroporphyrinogen-III C-methyltransferase, which translates to MGKVYLVGAGPGDPGLITQKGLKILRKADVVIYDNLVNPELLRESPQESEKIYVGKKAGKHTLRQEKINQLLVEKARENAMVVRLKGGDPYVFGRGAEEALALEESGIPFEVVPGVTAGVAALGYAGIPATVRGFDSSLTFVTGHEDPTKRDSDINWASLAQEKSTLVFYMGVGHLPEIVEQLLKNGKPPETPAALVRRGTLPDQRVVEGTLKTIVEKVREAKMTPPALIVVGEVIRLRSKLAWFERLPLAGTRIVVTRARHQASALGNRLRENGAEVHLLPTIRISDPDSWLPVDQVFQKEKKPDWLVFTSENGVRQWMKRLFANGMDVRWLGPVKIASMGSGTSAALKEFGLVPDLEPKTFVAEGLVDAFRSIHLKDQTVVLARAAEARDVLPQELKKMGAAVAEVTVYRTLVDEQSRVRARELFREKQNFPDWITFTSSSTVKNFVRLVGEERIPEISRTVKVASIGPITTQTAQKFGFRVTVEPEQFTIRNLVEALVAYEKKH; encoded by the coding sequence ATGGGTAAGGTTTATCTTGTGGGTGCAGGGCCGGGCGACCCGGGTTTGATCACCCAAAAGGGACTGAAGATTTTGAGAAAAGCAGATGTCGTGATTTACGACAATCTGGTAAATCCGGAGTTGCTGCGTGAATCTCCCCAAGAGTCAGAAAAGATTTACGTGGGGAAAAAAGCGGGAAAACACACCCTTCGGCAGGAAAAAATCAATCAGCTTCTTGTGGAAAAGGCCCGTGAAAATGCGATGGTTGTCCGATTGAAGGGGGGCGATCCCTATGTGTTTGGCCGTGGTGCGGAGGAAGCCCTGGCACTTGAGGAGTCGGGCATTCCGTTTGAAGTTGTTCCGGGTGTGACGGCCGGGGTCGCTGCACTCGGCTATGCCGGAATTCCTGCCACCGTCCGCGGATTCGATTCTTCTCTGACGTTTGTAACCGGGCATGAAGACCCAACAAAACGGGACTCTGATATCAATTGGGCCTCCCTGGCACAGGAAAAAAGCACCCTGGTTTTTTACATGGGGGTGGGTCATCTTCCCGAAATTGTGGAACAGCTTTTGAAGAATGGAAAACCGCCTGAAACACCGGCTGCGCTGGTTCGAAGAGGAACCCTCCCAGATCAACGGGTCGTGGAAGGGACGCTGAAAACCATTGTAGAAAAGGTGCGGGAAGCCAAGATGACACCGCCTGCCCTCATTGTGGTGGGGGAGGTCATCCGGCTCCGATCGAAATTGGCCTGGTTTGAGCGGCTGCCCCTGGCAGGCACGCGCATTGTTGTGACGCGGGCCCGGCACCAGGCAAGCGCATTGGGTAACCGGCTGCGCGAAAATGGTGCGGAGGTTCATCTTTTGCCGACTATCAGGATTTCTGACCCCGACTCCTGGCTTCCGGTCGATCAGGTGTTTCAGAAAGAAAAAAAACCAGATTGGCTGGTTTTTACCAGTGAAAATGGAGTCCGCCAATGGATGAAACGGTTGTTTGCCAACGGAATGGATGTGCGGTGGCTGGGACCGGTAAAGATTGCCAGCATGGGCTCCGGAACCAGTGCGGCACTGAAGGAATTTGGACTCGTCCCGGATTTGGAACCGAAAACATTTGTTGCTGAAGGGTTGGTTGATGCCTTTCGTTCCATCCATTTAAAAGATCAAACCGTGGTTTTGGCCCGGGCGGCGGAAGCCCGGGATGTTTTACCGCAGGAATTAAAAAAGATGGGCGCAGCTGTGGCCGAAGTGACCGTTTACCGGACGTTAGTGGATGAGCAGTCACGCGTCCGCGCCCGGGAGCTGTTTCGGGAAAAACAAAACTTTCCCGATTGGATTACATTTACCAGCTCTTCTACCGTCAAAAATTTTGTTCGGTTGGTCGGCGAAGAGCGGATTCCAGAAATCAGTCGAACGGTCAAGGTTGCCAGCATCGGGCCCATTACGACACAAACGGCACAGAAATTTGGTTTTCGGGTAACGGTGGAACCCGAGCAGTTTACAATTCGGAATCTGGTAGAGGCACTTGTAGCATATGAGAAAAAACATTAG